The following proteins are encoded in a genomic region of Actinomadura sp. NAK00032:
- a CDS encoding AAA family ATPase, giving the protein MAVEEMARGARGDVLPLRGRDAEIAELTGWLARLRVGQGGVLLVEAAPGAGKSRLVREARAIAENLPVRVLAGAGEREERGVPFGALLRALPSDGPAVGADVFRTLSESAEQRFWLFRALRDQLEQMARERPLLVVVDDLQWCDAGTLLALRTLPARLSAHPVRWLVTVRTGSPGTDVRATVARLADLGARTMRLGPLPADAAARLAGDLLGAEPGADVLALVRRAEGRPLLVTEIVRGLSGEGAVARTGGTAHLAGRHSPVHSYGSARRLLGHLSPAAREVLRLASVLGRDLDAGRLAALGGYGVAEVVAALQEAVDADLVRSSDPLGFRHDLVREAIRGTVPAARRRELRRRAADLSLARGAPIGQVALAMAETAEPGDADTAALLRRALDELAEAAPDAAAPIARQAVALAPAGSPERAAAVAEAVPLLARVGRGGEGRRLADSVLDGPLPAAVEGRIRLDAGLSALQGSFAEALRFSGPGARLDGLPDGMRAQLMAVQCASTLLTGDIAAADQLLAPATEAAARAGDGAALALLHTTDSVARARRLDFAAAERLAAAAVAAAPDPAAVFGPAVWRASLHGMTGRVEEGLREAADGTAAARRPGRAQGLPLWLATHARLLLAAGLLAEARAEAEAALALAEESGAGEAICFDALCVVGRVAALTGESAAAKPSAASPGDAAFASSHPSARAGRMLGAGEADGLRRPGAWPADDPRFVRMALSAGRSGHAAAVVAEAERRAALNPGVPFFAAVAAHARGLLDDDAAPLRRAIGILRGCPYPLALASALEDAGRLLLDADRDAAVAHLTEAEDGYARTGAASEAARIRRRLGAAGQRQRRRPKPRREARGWHALTPAERRVTALVAEGATNREAAARLFLSPATVGTHVMHVFQKLGVNSRVQLARLYLEHEETAG; this is encoded by the coding sequence ATGGCGGTCGAGGAGATGGCGCGAGGAGCACGCGGGGACGTGCTCCCGCTGCGGGGCCGCGACGCCGAGATCGCCGAGCTGACCGGGTGGCTGGCGCGGCTGCGCGTCGGGCAGGGCGGCGTCCTGCTCGTCGAGGCGGCCCCGGGGGCCGGCAAGAGCCGCCTCGTGCGGGAGGCGCGGGCCATCGCGGAGAACCTCCCGGTCCGGGTCCTCGCCGGGGCGGGCGAGCGCGAGGAGCGCGGCGTTCCGTTCGGGGCGCTGCTGCGGGCGCTGCCCTCGGACGGCCCCGCCGTCGGCGCCGACGTGTTCCGGACGCTCTCCGAGTCCGCCGAGCAGCGGTTCTGGCTGTTCCGGGCGCTGCGTGACCAGTTGGAGCAGATGGCGCGAGAGCGGCCTCTGCTCGTCGTCGTCGACGACCTCCAGTGGTGCGACGCCGGAACGCTGCTGGCGCTGCGCACGCTGCCGGCGCGGCTGTCCGCGCACCCGGTCCGCTGGCTGGTCACCGTCCGCACCGGGTCGCCGGGCACCGACGTGCGGGCCACCGTCGCCCGGCTCGCCGACCTCGGCGCCCGCACGATGCGCCTCGGCCCGCTGCCGGCGGACGCCGCCGCCCGGCTCGCCGGCGACCTGCTCGGCGCGGAGCCCGGCGCGGACGTCCTCGCCCTGGTCCGGCGGGCCGAGGGGCGGCCGCTGCTGGTCACCGAGATCGTCCGCGGGCTCAGCGGCGAGGGCGCGGTCGCCCGGACCGGCGGGACGGCGCACCTGGCCGGACGCCACTCGCCGGTCCACTCCTACGGTTCCGCGCGGCGCCTGCTCGGGCACCTGTCGCCGGCCGCCCGCGAGGTGCTCCGGCTCGCGTCGGTGCTCGGCCGCGACCTGGACGCCGGCCGGCTCGCCGCACTCGGCGGGTACGGCGTCGCCGAGGTCGTCGCGGCGCTCCAGGAGGCCGTCGACGCCGACCTCGTCCGCTCCAGCGACCCCCTCGGCTTCCGGCACGACCTCGTCCGCGAGGCCATCCGTGGAACGGTCCCCGCCGCGCGGCGGCGGGAGCTGCGCAGGCGGGCCGCCGACCTGAGCCTGGCGCGGGGAGCGCCCATCGGCCAGGTCGCCCTGGCCATGGCCGAGACCGCCGAGCCCGGTGACGCCGACACCGCCGCGCTGCTGCGCAGGGCGCTGGACGAGCTGGCGGAGGCCGCGCCGGACGCCGCCGCGCCGATCGCCCGGCAGGCCGTCGCGCTCGCGCCCGCCGGCTCACCGGAACGGGCCGCCGCCGTCGCGGAGGCCGTCCCCCTGCTCGCCCGCGTCGGCCGGGGCGGCGAGGGCCGCAGGCTCGCCGACTCGGTCCTGGACGGTCCGCTGCCCGCGGCCGTCGAAGGCCGGATCCGGCTGGACGCGGGCCTGTCGGCGCTGCAGGGTTCGTTCGCCGAGGCACTGCGGTTCAGCGGGCCGGGTGCCCGCCTCGACGGGCTGCCGGACGGCATGCGCGCCCAACTGATGGCCGTGCAGTGCGCTTCCACCCTCCTGACCGGCGACATCGCCGCCGCCGACCAGCTGCTCGCACCCGCCACCGAGGCCGCCGCGCGAGCCGGGGACGGCGCCGCCCTGGCGCTGCTCCACACCACCGACTCCGTCGCACGGGCCCGCCGGCTGGACTTCGCCGCGGCCGAGCGCCTCGCCGCCGCGGCCGTCGCCGCCGCGCCGGACCCGGCCGCGGTCTTCGGGCCGGCCGTCTGGCGGGCGTCGCTGCACGGCATGACCGGCCGCGTGGAGGAGGGGCTGCGCGAGGCGGCGGACGGCACCGCCGCGGCGCGCCGCCCCGGCCGCGCCCAGGGCCTGCCCCTGTGGCTGGCCACGCACGCCCGTCTGCTGCTGGCGGCGGGCCTGCTGGCCGAGGCGCGGGCCGAGGCCGAGGCCGCGCTCGCGCTGGCCGAGGAGTCCGGCGCGGGCGAGGCCATCTGCTTCGACGCGCTGTGCGTGGTCGGACGAGTCGCGGCGCTGACCGGCGAGTCCGCCGCCGCGAAACCCAGCGCCGCGAGTCCCGGCGACGCCGCGTTCGCGTCCTCGCACCCGTCCGCCCGCGCGGGGCGGATGCTCGGCGCGGGCGAGGCCGACGGGCTGCGCCGGCCGGGCGCCTGGCCGGCGGACGACCCCCGCTTCGTGCGGATGGCGCTGAGCGCCGGCCGGTCCGGCCACGCCGCGGCCGTGGTCGCCGAGGCGGAGCGCCGGGCAGCGCTGAACCCCGGCGTCCCGTTCTTCGCGGCGGTCGCCGCGCACGCGCGCGGGCTGCTGGACGACGATGCCGCCCCGCTGCGGCGGGCCATCGGGATCCTGCGCGGATGCCCCTACCCGCTGGCGCTCGCCTCCGCCCTGGAGGACGCCGGGCGGCTGCTCCTGGACGCCGACCGCGACGCGGCCGTCGCGCACCTCACCGAGGCCGAGGACGGCTACGCCCGGACGGGCGCCGCGAGCGAGGCGGCGCGGATCCGCCGCAGGCTGGGCGCCGCCGGGCAGCGGCAGCGGCGGCGCCCGAAGCCCCGCCGGGAGGCGCGGGGCTGGCACGCGCTGACCCCGGCCGAGCGGCGGGTCACCGCGCTCGTCGCCGAGGGCGCGACCAACCGCGAGGCCGCCGCGCGGCTCTTCCTTTCCCCGGCCACGGTCGGCACGCACGTCATGCACGTCTTCCAAAAGCTCGGAGTGAATTCGCGCGTGCAGCTCGCGCGCCTTTACCTGGAGCACGAAGAGACCGCCGGCTGA
- a CDS encoding LuxR family transcriptional regulator, with protein sequence MGRAAERGALGRLLADVRGGGSPVLVLRGAAGVGKSALLDHLAAEATESTESAESAEPAGCRVAAAAGVRTEMELPFAAVHQLCVPMLDLLDGLPGPQQDALGTAFGMRAGPVPDLPLLGAAVLGLLARAAEQRPLVCLVDDAQWLDPASARLLAEAADGLAVAGAALVFAVREPAGTDVLPGLPVLEVGGLPDADARTLVGRAVPGPLDEQVRDRILAEARGNPRALLELPRAVSAGGFPTAATGAAAPDRLRRRLGDLPPGARTVLLLAAAEPVGDPDLLRRAAALLGAGAAAVEAAGGLVEVGGPVRFRDPFDRSAVYDAAGPPERRRAHRALAEVTADADLDRRAWHRAHGAAHPDEGIAADLERSAGRARERGGLAAAAAFLERAAALTPEAGRQAERVLAAAETAHLAGALASARALLAVGTGLLDTFQQARADVLRGRLAFAENRGGDAPSLLVRAAERLEPFDAGLARAAYLDAVFAGMFAGRLARPGGGMADMARAAGAAPRPPHPPRASDLLLDGFAVLGKEGTAAAVPVLRQAVAAFGDGMPADEELRWMWPACVAAWHVWDDGRLVELSGRFLELARGAGALGELPLALTMRAQVLLLTGDLAAAEALTGEVPGAMAAAGGRLAPYAALALAALRGREAETSALAEAAAAEAAERGEGLGVAAAELAAAVLGNGLGRYGDALAAAERAAGHERDPGVGNWAAVELVEAAARTGGGEAAAGALRRVTETAAAGGTDWALGVAARSRALLADDADAEPLHRESIDRLGRTRVRSDLARAHLLYGERLRRERRRAEAREHLRTALDLFTEIGMAAFARRAARELRATGETARERTAGAAAALTPREAEIAALARAGLTNKEIGTRLYVSPRTVEHHLRQVFTKLGITSRHQLEDHF encoded by the coding sequence GTGGGCAGGGCCGCGGAGCGCGGGGCGCTCGGCCGGCTGCTCGCGGACGTCCGCGGCGGCGGGAGCCCGGTGCTGGTGCTGCGCGGCGCGGCCGGAGTCGGCAAGTCCGCGCTGCTGGACCACCTCGCCGCCGAAGCCACGGAGTCCACCGAATCCGCGGAGTCCGCTGAGCCAGCGGGATGCCGGGTCGCGGCCGCCGCCGGGGTCAGGACGGAGATGGAGCTGCCCTTCGCGGCCGTCCACCAGCTGTGCGTGCCGATGCTGGACCTGCTCGACGGCCTGCCCGGCCCGCAGCAGGACGCGCTCGGCACGGCGTTCGGGATGCGCGCCGGTCCGGTCCCCGACCTCCCCCTGCTCGGCGCCGCCGTGCTCGGTCTGCTGGCCCGCGCCGCCGAGCAGCGCCCGCTCGTGTGCCTGGTCGACGACGCCCAGTGGCTCGACCCCGCCTCGGCGCGGCTGCTCGCCGAGGCCGCCGACGGCCTCGCGGTGGCGGGCGCGGCCCTCGTCTTCGCCGTCCGGGAGCCCGCCGGGACGGACGTCCTCCCAGGTCTGCCCGTACTGGAGGTCGGCGGCCTGCCGGACGCCGACGCGCGCACGCTCGTCGGACGGGCGGTCCCGGGGCCGCTGGACGAGCAGGTGCGCGACCGGATCCTGGCCGAGGCGCGCGGCAACCCGCGCGCGCTGCTGGAACTCCCCCGCGCCGTGTCCGCGGGCGGGTTCCCGACGGCGGCCACCGGGGCGGCGGCGCCGGACCGGCTCCGCCGAAGGCTCGGCGACCTGCCGCCCGGCGCCCGGACCGTGCTGCTGCTGGCCGCCGCCGAACCCGTCGGAGACCCGGATCTGCTGCGGCGCGCCGCCGCGCTGCTCGGCGCCGGCGCGGCGGCGGTCGAGGCGGCCGGCGGGCTGGTCGAGGTCGGCGGGCCGGTGCGCTTCCGGGACCCGTTCGACCGTTCCGCGGTGTACGACGCGGCCGGGCCGCCGGAGCGCCGGCGGGCCCACCGGGCGCTGGCGGAGGTGACCGCCGACGCCGACCTCGACCGGCGCGCCTGGCATCGCGCGCACGGCGCCGCCCACCCCGACGAGGGCATCGCCGCCGACCTCGAACGCTCCGCCGGGCGCGCCCGGGAACGCGGCGGCCTGGCCGCCGCCGCGGCCTTCCTGGAGCGGGCGGCCGCGCTCACCCCCGAGGCCGGGCGGCAGGCCGAACGCGTCCTCGCCGCCGCCGAGACCGCGCATCTCGCCGGGGCGCTCGCGTCCGCGCGGGCGCTGCTGGCGGTCGGGACCGGGCTGCTCGACACGTTCCAGCAGGCCCGCGCGGACGTCCTGCGGGGCCGGCTCGCGTTCGCCGAGAACCGGGGCGGCGACGCCCCGTCGTTGCTCGTGCGGGCCGCCGAGCGACTCGAACCGTTCGACGCCGGGCTGGCCCGCGCGGCCTACCTGGACGCGGTGTTCGCCGGGATGTTCGCCGGCCGGCTGGCCCGGCCCGGCGGCGGCATGGCGGACATGGCCCGCGCCGCCGGGGCGGCGCCGCGCCCGCCGCACCCCCCGCGCGCGTCCGACCTGCTGCTGGACGGGTTCGCGGTGCTGGGCAAGGAGGGGACCGCGGCGGCGGTGCCGGTGCTCCGGCAGGCCGTGGCCGCGTTCGGCGACGGCATGCCCGCCGACGAGGAGCTGCGCTGGATGTGGCCGGCCTGCGTCGCCGCCTGGCATGTCTGGGACGACGGCCGCCTGGTCGAGCTGTCCGGCCGGTTCCTGGAGCTGGCGCGCGGCGCCGGTGCACTCGGCGAGCTGCCGCTCGCCCTCACCATGCGCGCCCAGGTGCTGCTGCTCACCGGCGACTTGGCCGCCGCCGAGGCCCTGACCGGCGAGGTGCCGGGCGCCATGGCGGCGGCGGGCGGACGGCTCGCGCCGTACGCGGCGCTGGCCCTCGCCGCCTTACGCGGCCGCGAGGCCGAGACGTCCGCGCTGGCCGAGGCCGCCGCCGCGGAGGCGGCCGAGCGCGGGGAGGGCCTCGGGGTCGCCGCCGCGGAACTGGCGGCGGCGGTGCTCGGCAACGGCCTCGGCCGCTACGGCGACGCGCTGGCGGCCGCCGAGCGGGCCGCCGGCCACGAGCGGGACCCGGGCGTCGGCAACTGGGCGGCGGTCGAACTCGTCGAGGCGGCCGCGCGCACCGGCGGCGGCGAGGCGGCGGCCGGGGCGCTGCGCCGCGTCACCGAGACCGCCGCGGCCGGGGGCACCGACTGGGCGCTCGGGGTCGCGGCCCGGTCGCGGGCGCTGCTGGCGGACGACGCGGACGCCGAGCCCCTGCACCGGGAGTCGATCGACCGCCTCGGCCGGACCCGCGTCCGCTCCGATCTCGCCCGCGCCCACCTGCTCTACGGTGAGCGCCTCCGCCGCGAGCGCCGCCGCGCCGAGGCCCGCGAGCACCTGCGCACCGCCCTCGACCTGTTCACCGAGATCGGCATGGCGGCCTTCGCCCGCCGGGCCGCGCGCGAACTGCGGGCCACCGGGGAGACCGCCCGGGAGCGGACCGCCGGGGCCGCGGCGGCGCTCACCCCACGGGAGGCGGAGATCGCCGCGCTGGCCCGCGCCGGGCTGACGAACAAGGAGATCGGCACCCGGCTGTACGTCAGCCCGCGCACCGTCGAGCACCACCTGCGCCAGGTCTTCACGAAGCTCGGCATCACCTCCCGCCACCAGCTCGAAGACCACTTCTGA
- a CDS encoding AAA family ATPase, whose translation MAVQQVIRRRNGGLGRVPVSPSGTIGDLPVRGRGAELGLLRDRLAALAGGEGGAVLVEGPPGSGRTRLLAEVRTRALAAGLSCRHGAGAFSGLPVPLGPLLEALCTGPAPLISATAPQAADPAELRSWTLREVRSGLARSAARQPLVICLDDVQWCDPATQEALAMLMDGLADAPILWVAAVGPAPVDASGALDLIRESAGHRIVLGSLPDRAVIALAADVLGAEPGEAVMRAVRSAQGTPRLVVELLRGLREEGLVTVRDGIASADGATIPRRVHAMVRGRLDQLPPDAREGLRVASVLDRPFTTGELGDLIGVPADEAAELADEAVRAGFLRLTGTVLGFRHDLVRQAVSETLSAALRRYLRREAVDVRLARGGTAVDVAAALAEAAAPGDRRAVALLREAAADLAASAPSRAAALSRRALELAEPIGPDTAEIVRETVELLGADGRYTEARALADTALDGCLAPEAEARLRLAVALLVSPSSSAEAVRQCRIGLSLPELPEALRARLSAAEALYLSQSGDLRPTGTTDATGVDEALAADAWDALSRLEPRLALDLQDRASAAGSNTPAPQWTPEVCGRAFALTASGQTGAALREADAGVRAARRTGRAAAAVLWSMSRARILFDAGRLGDARTEAGAALAAADGPVAGDFADTAARYALGRASVTLGDREGVRRCAADGARMMDAEAPAVRRTGAWLAALAADALGDTARVAELLEPAWGGADAPHRSPGAPPDPADLVVLARLALGAGRPGLAAAAAERAADLDPAFPLLCGVAAQARGLVDDDPDLLLHAVKLFEDAERPLVRASAAEDAGRVLGAAGDPAARDLLNTALDLYEESGAARDAARVRRRLRQLGVRRAPRTRDGARDGQWGLTAAEVTVARLVAQGATNRQVAEQLFLSRHTVNTHLRNVYTKWGINSRVDLARLVLAREAA comes from the coding sequence ATGGCGGTCCAGCAGGTGATTCGGAGGCGGAACGGCGGTCTGGGGCGCGTTCCCGTCTCGCCGTCCGGAACGATCGGTGATCTCCCCGTCCGCGGCCGCGGCGCCGAGCTGGGACTGCTGCGCGACCGGCTCGCCGCGCTGGCCGGCGGGGAGGGCGGGGCGGTGCTGGTCGAGGGTCCGCCGGGCTCGGGGCGGACGCGGCTGCTCGCGGAGGTCCGGACGCGCGCCCTCGCGGCCGGCCTGTCCTGCCGGCACGGCGCCGGCGCGTTCAGCGGACTGCCCGTCCCCCTCGGACCGCTGCTCGAAGCACTGTGCACAGGGCCGGCGCCGCTGATCAGTGCCACGGCCCCGCAGGCCGCCGACCCGGCCGAGCTGCGCTCGTGGACGTTGCGGGAGGTGCGGAGCGGGCTGGCGCGAAGCGCGGCGCGGCAGCCGCTGGTGATCTGCCTCGACGACGTGCAGTGGTGCGATCCGGCGACGCAGGAGGCGCTGGCGATGCTCATGGACGGCCTGGCGGACGCCCCGATCCTGTGGGTCGCGGCCGTGGGCCCGGCACCAGTGGACGCCTCAGGAGCGCTGGACCTGATCCGGGAGAGCGCCGGGCATCGGATCGTCCTCGGTTCCCTGCCCGACCGCGCCGTCATCGCGCTGGCGGCCGATGTGCTCGGTGCCGAGCCCGGTGAGGCCGTGATGCGAGCCGTGCGGAGTGCGCAGGGCACGCCGCGGCTGGTCGTCGAGCTGCTCCGCGGCCTGCGGGAGGAGGGGCTCGTCACGGTCAGGGACGGGATCGCCTCAGCGGACGGTGCGACGATCCCGCGCCGGGTCCACGCCATGGTGCGGGGGCGGCTCGACCAACTGCCGCCGGACGCGCGGGAGGGCCTGCGGGTCGCGTCGGTGCTCGACCGGCCCTTCACGACCGGGGAACTGGGCGACCTCATCGGGGTTCCGGCGGACGAGGCGGCGGAGCTGGCGGACGAGGCCGTCCGCGCCGGTTTCCTCCGTCTGACGGGGACTGTGCTGGGTTTCCGCCACGACCTGGTGCGGCAGGCGGTCTCCGAGACGCTCTCCGCTGCGCTGCGCCGCTACCTGCGGCGCGAGGCGGTCGACGTCCGCCTGGCTCGGGGCGGCACTGCGGTGGACGTCGCCGCCGCGCTCGCGGAGGCCGCGGCACCGGGCGACCGCCGGGCCGTCGCCCTGCTGCGCGAGGCCGCCGCGGACCTGGCCGCTTCCGCGCCCTCGCGGGCGGCGGCGCTGAGCCGCAGGGCGCTGGAGCTGGCGGAGCCGATCGGCCCGGACACCGCCGAGATCGTCCGTGAGACGGTGGAACTGCTCGGCGCGGACGGCCGGTATACCGAGGCCCGCGCACTGGCCGATACCGCGCTCGACGGCTGCCTCGCCCCGGAGGCCGAGGCGCGGCTGCGGTTGGCGGTGGCGCTGCTGGTGAGCCCTTCCTCGTCCGCCGAGGCGGTCCGCCAGTGCCGGATCGGGCTCTCGCTGCCGGAGCTGCCGGAGGCGCTGCGCGCCCGGCTGTCGGCCGCCGAGGCGCTCTATCTCTCCCAGTCGGGTGACCTCAGGCCGACCGGCACGACCGACGCGACCGGCGTTGACGAGGCTCTGGCGGCGGACGCCTGGGACGCGTTGTCCCGGCTGGAGCCGCGTCTCGCCCTCGATCTCCAGGACCGGGCCTCCGCCGCCGGCTCGAACACGCCGGCACCGCAGTGGACGCCCGAGGTCTGCGGGCGGGCGTTCGCTCTCACCGCGTCCGGGCAGACGGGTGCGGCGCTGCGGGAGGCCGATGCGGGCGTCCGCGCGGCCCGGCGGACCGGGCGCGCGGCCGCGGCGGTCCTGTGGTCGATGAGCCGCGCGCGGATCCTGTTCGACGCGGGCCGGCTCGGCGACGCGCGCACCGAGGCCGGCGCCGCCCTGGCGGCGGCGGACGGCCCGGTCGCGGGCGACTTCGCCGACACCGCGGCCCGGTACGCGCTCGGCCGCGCGTCCGTGACGCTCGGGGACCGGGAGGGCGTCCGCCGCTGCGCCGCCGACGGCGCGCGGATGATGGACGCCGAGGCGCCCGCGGTGCGGCGCACCGGCGCCTGGCTGGCCGCGCTGGCGGCGGACGCCCTGGGCGACACCGCCCGCGTCGCCGAGCTGCTCGAACCCGCCTGGGGCGGCGCGGACGCGCCGCACCGGTCGCCCGGCGCCCCGCCCGACCCCGCCGACCTCGTCGTGCTCGCGCGCCTCGCGCTGGGCGCCGGCCGGCCGGGCCTCGCGGCCGCCGCCGCCGAGCGCGCCGCCGACCTCGATCCCGCGTTCCCGCTGCTGTGCGGCGTCGCGGCCCAGGCGCGCGGCCTCGTGGACGACGATCCCGACCTGCTGCTGCACGCGGTCAAGCTGTTCGAGGACGCCGAGCGCCCGCTGGTGCGCGCCTCGGCGGCCGAGGACGCGGGCCGCGTCCTCGGCGCGGCCGGCGACCCCGCCGCACGGGACCTCCTGAACACCGCGCTCGACCTGTACGAGGAGTCGGGCGCCGCGCGTGACGCCGCCCGCGTCCGGCGGCGGCTGCGCCAACTCGGCGTGCGCCGGGCACCCCGGACCCGGGACGGCGCGAGGGACGGGCAGTGGGGGCTGACGGCGGCGGAGGTCACCGTGGCCCGGCTCGTCGCGCAGGGCGCCACGAACCGGCAGGTGGCCGAGCAGCTGTTCCTGTCGCGCCACACGGTCAACACCCACCTGCGGAACGTCTACACCAAGTGGGGCATCAACTCCCGGGTCGACCTGGCCCGCCTCGTCCTGGCCCGCGAGGCCGCGTAG
- a CDS encoding helix-turn-helix transcriptional regulator: protein MADLDYGWRLREVMAERGMFSTTELRPLLAARGVELSASQVYRLVVDKPERLNLRTLMALLDILDCTMDDLIKPPSARTARRPVE from the coding sequence ATGGCCGACCTGGACTATGGGTGGCGTCTCCGCGAGGTCATGGCGGAGCGCGGCATGTTCTCCACGACGGAACTGCGCCCGCTGCTGGCCGCTCGCGGCGTCGAGCTGTCGGCGAGCCAGGTGTACCGGCTCGTGGTCGACAAGCCGGAGCGGCTGAACCTCCGCACGCTGATGGCGCTGCTGGACATCCTCGACTGCACGATGGACGACCTGATCAAGCCGCCCTCCGCACGGACCGCGCGCCGTCCGGTGGAGTGA
- a CDS encoding D-alanyl-D-alanine carboxypeptidase family protein, which translates to MPYTRSAALTAVFLVMAVLSPHGAAAAGRADSLESLRREASKARDELEKATDQMKGRQKDLAASQVKLRGTLKDLAVAEADLNRIREPLARLANTSYQQSGAAGSMSIFGGGDPGQALRSTADVTLLARSQQALVDRADDLQKRRRQLASTAQDLQSRNAVEQTRLQQEVDGLKSKSAQLTKQLNDMLDKLAVSRQKRLELGCDKTLAADAKKFPNGLIPAKYLCALPQKGDHKLRADAALSFYKLNTAYKRRFGRDMCVTDAYRSLAEQHSVYARRPGFAAVPGTSNHGKGQALDLCGGIQNSGSLQFNWMESHAGRYGWIHPAWAYSNPFEPWHWEFGTENE; encoded by the coding sequence GTGCCGTACACCCGGTCGGCGGCGCTGACCGCGGTCTTCCTGGTGATGGCGGTGCTGTCACCGCACGGCGCCGCCGCCGCGGGCCGGGCCGACTCGCTGGAGTCGCTGCGGCGCGAGGCGTCGAAGGCCCGCGACGAGCTGGAGAAGGCCACCGATCAGATGAAGGGCCGGCAGAAGGACCTCGCCGCCTCGCAGGTGAAGCTGCGCGGCACGCTGAAGGACCTCGCCGTGGCCGAGGCCGACCTGAACCGGATCCGGGAGCCGCTGGCCCGGCTGGCGAACACGTCCTACCAGCAGAGCGGCGCGGCCGGGTCCATGTCGATCTTCGGCGGCGGCGACCCGGGCCAGGCGCTGCGCTCGACGGCGGACGTGACGCTGCTCGCCCGGTCGCAGCAGGCGCTCGTGGACCGTGCCGACGACCTGCAGAAGCGGCGCCGGCAGCTCGCCTCCACCGCGCAGGACCTGCAGTCGCGCAACGCGGTCGAGCAGACCCGCCTCCAGCAGGAGGTGGACGGGCTGAAGAGCAAGTCGGCGCAGCTGACGAAGCAGCTCAACGACATGCTCGACAAGCTCGCGGTCAGCCGGCAGAAGCGGCTGGAGCTCGGCTGCGACAAGACCCTCGCCGCGGACGCGAAGAAGTTCCCGAACGGCCTGATCCCGGCGAAGTACCTGTGCGCGCTGCCGCAGAAGGGCGACCACAAGCTGCGTGCCGACGCGGCCCTCTCCTTCTACAAACTCAACACCGCGTACAAGCGTCGCTTCGGCCGCGACATGTGCGTGACGGACGCGTACCGGAGCCTGGCCGAGCAGCACTCCGTCTACGCCCGCCGGCCCGGCTTCGCCGCCGTCCCCGGCACGAGCAACCACGGCAAGGGCCAGGCCCTCGACCTGTGCGGCGGCATCCAGAACTCGGGCTCCCTCCAGTTCAACTGGATGGAGTCCCACGCCGGAAGGTACGGCTGGATCCACCCGGCATGGGCCTACAGCAACCCGTTCGAGCCCTGGCACTGGGAGTTCGGAACCGAGAACGAGTGA
- a CDS encoding MscL family protein, which translates to MSGFKKFLFRGNLVDLAVAFVVGAAFAGLVKDFANSFITPLIALIGGKPDYTRLAVTIDGTTFPYGVFVTSAIAFAITAAIVYFLVVLPTTKLIERMDRGKEATERECPQCLSEIPMKASRCRYCTSEIVPATEVPY; encoded by the coding sequence ATGAGCGGATTCAAGAAGTTCCTCTTCCGCGGCAACCTGGTCGACCTCGCGGTCGCCTTCGTCGTCGGCGCGGCGTTCGCGGGCCTCGTGAAGGACTTCGCGAACTCGTTCATCACCCCGCTGATCGCCCTCATCGGCGGGAAGCCCGACTACACCCGGCTGGCCGTCACCATCGACGGCACGACGTTCCCCTACGGGGTCTTCGTCACCTCGGCGATCGCGTTCGCCATCACCGCGGCGATCGTCTACTTCCTGGTCGTCCTGCCGACGACGAAGCTGATCGAGCGGATGGACCGCGGCAAGGAGGCCACCGAGCGCGAGTGCCCGCAGTGCCTCAGCGAGATCCCGATGAAGGCCAGCCGGTGCCGCTACTGCACCTCGGAGATCGTTCCCGCCACCGAAGTCCCCTACTAG
- a CDS encoding SAF domain-containing protein codes for MRHARLRRPLAALFAAAAAGLALLALRPGPPPSVRVLAAARDLPAGTTLTASDVRPVALPPSAVPSGALRTAATGRTLAGPMRQGEPLTDARVLGDALLHGYGPGTVAAPVRITDPDAVRLLHPGDHIDVLTHPPPESPTPAEQPPDARWSTAKTVVSDVPVITAPPPTETAEGALVVLATSRPQALALATAGPYLSLTITSP; via the coding sequence ATGAGGCATGCCCGCCTGCGGCGGCCGCTGGCGGCGCTGTTCGCCGCGGCCGCCGCGGGCCTCGCCCTCCTCGCGCTGCGGCCCGGGCCTCCCCCGTCCGTCCGCGTCCTCGCCGCCGCCCGCGACCTCCCCGCGGGCACGACCCTGACCGCCTCCGACGTCCGCCCCGTCGCCCTCCCGCCGTCCGCCGTCCCGTCCGGCGCCCTCCGCACGGCCGCCACCGGCCGCACTCTCGCCGGCCCCATGCGCCAAGGCGAACCGTTAACGGACGCCCGTGTCCTGGGCGACGCCCTCCTCCACGGCTACGGCCCAGGCACGGTGGCGGCCCCGGTCCGCATAACCGACCCCGACGCCGTCCGCCTCCTCCACCCCGGTGACCACATAGACGTCCTCACCCACCCGCCCCCTGAGTCCCCCACCCCCGCCGAGCAACCACCGGACGCCCGATGGAGCACGGCCAAGACCGTGGTCTCGGACGTCCCGGTAATCACAGCCCCACCACCAACCGAAACTGCCGAAGGAGCACTGGTCGTCCTAGCAACCAGCAGACCCCAAGCCCTAGCACTGGCGACCGCAGGCCCTTACCTCTCCCTGACCATCACCAGTCCCTAA